A DNA window from Methylobacterium sp. NMS14P contains the following coding sequences:
- a CDS encoding FAD-dependent monooxygenase encodes MPSGSPSLRIGIVGAGIGGLTAALALSDSGHAVTVIERRTGFSEVGAGIQISPNASRILAGLGLSVALRRAASEPPGVEVRALDSGRRIGGVALGAQAQSRFGAPYYVIHRADLQTLLLDALRSRSTIRLMMGRTVTAVSQTASEAVLTVEGASGAQPVAFDLAIGADGLRSRLRAHLDAAPLRPGQAAAWRALIPVEAVPQDLRGGATGLWLGRGRHVVHYPVRDGQFLNVVAVVPEAVGDEGWGRLGEPAVLRGHLRGCAAPLRDLMSLPDSWLVWSLADRAVARPLARDRLALIGDAGHPVLPYLAQGAALAIEDAAVLTRALADHADVPAALAAFSGARIARVRKVQTAARRNGRTYHAGGVVAFVRNAVMARLGPDGMRDRYAWLYGWTPPA; translated from the coding sequence GTGCCCTCTGGCAGTCCATCTCTGCGGATCGGGATCGTCGGAGCCGGGATCGGCGGTCTGACGGCGGCGCTGGCGCTGTCGGATTCCGGCCACGCCGTCACGGTGATCGAGCGCCGGACCGGTTTCAGCGAGGTCGGAGCCGGAATCCAGATCTCGCCCAACGCCAGCCGGATCCTGGCCGGCCTCGGGCTCTCGGTGGCCCTGCGCCGCGCGGCGAGCGAGCCGCCCGGCGTGGAGGTGCGCGCCCTCGACAGCGGGCGCCGCATCGGCGGCGTGGCGCTCGGCGCGCAGGCGCAGAGCCGCTTCGGCGCGCCCTACTACGTGATCCACCGCGCCGACCTGCAGACGCTGCTGCTCGACGCGCTCCGGAGCCGCTCGACGATCCGCCTGATGATGGGGCGCACCGTGACAGCCGTGTCCCAGACGGCGTCCGAGGCCGTCCTCACCGTCGAGGGCGCGAGCGGGGCCCAGCCCGTCGCCTTCGACCTCGCGATCGGCGCGGACGGGCTGCGGTCCCGGCTGCGCGCGCATCTCGATGCGGCCCCGCTCCGGCCGGGTCAGGCCGCGGCGTGGCGTGCGCTCATCCCCGTGGAGGCGGTCCCGCAGGACCTGCGCGGCGGCGCCACCGGCCTGTGGCTCGGCCGCGGTCGGCACGTGGTGCATTACCCGGTGCGGGACGGCCAGTTTCTCAACGTGGTGGCGGTCGTGCCTGAGGCGGTGGGCGACGAGGGCTGGGGCCGGCTCGGCGAGCCGGCCGTGCTGCGCGGGCATCTGCGCGGCTGCGCCGCGCCGCTGCGCGATCTCATGAGCCTGCCGGATTCCTGGCTGGTCTGGTCGCTCGCCGACCGGGCCGTGGCGCGCCCGCTCGCCCGCGACCGGCTCGCGCTGATCGGCGATGCCGGCCACCCGGTGCTGCCCTACCTCGCGCAGGGGGCCGCGCTGGCGATCGAGGACGCCGCGGTCCTGACCCGCGCCCTCGCGGACCACGCGGACGTGCCGGCCGCGCTCGCTGCGTTCTCTGGCGCGCGGATCGCGAGGGTGCGAAAGGTCCAGACGGCGGCGCGGCGCAACGGCCGGACCTACCACGCCGGCGGCGTGGTGGCGTTCGTGCGCAACGCCGTGATGGCCCGCCTCGGCCCGGACGGCATGCGCGACCGCTACGCGTGGCTGTACGGCTGGACGCCCCCCGCTTGA
- a CDS encoding flagellar protein: MIDALQTAATGMTRATDRLGKAAETVAASGAPVGDTALPPAAQVDLSGAALDLIGSRSAFALNAAVARSADRMMGQLLDVTA, encoded by the coding sequence ATGATCGACGCCCTTCAGACCGCCGCGACCGGCATGACCAGGGCCACCGACCGGCTCGGGAAAGCCGCCGAGACCGTCGCGGCGAGCGGCGCGCCCGTCGGCGACACCGCCCTGCCGCCGGCCGCGCAGGTGGACCTGTCGGGGGCCGCGCTGGACCTGATCGGGTCGCGGTCGGCCTTCGCGCTGAACGCCGCTGTGGCGCGCTCCGCCGACCGCATGATGGGTCAACTGCTCGACGTCACCGCCTGA
- a CDS encoding carboxymuconolactone decarboxylase family protein, with product MTLRRRALTLAALSVALPLATPLATVAARAQDRLPTIPPQDYTPEQKQAAEAFAQARGKPPFGPFEPLMYSPEVMTLARSMGDYLRFKPKIGTTLSELVILMTARRWTQDYEWYVHAPIAEKAGISAEIIAAIRDGRRPAKMSDDETLVYDFTAELQDTRRVSDATFARAEARFGKPGVVDLAAISGYYTFLAMELNAARYPIPADGKPLPRMPE from the coding sequence ATGACCCTCCGCCGCCGCGCGCTGACCCTTGCCGCCCTCTCCGTGGCCCTGCCGCTGGCGACCCCACTGGCGACCGTGGCGGCGCGGGCGCAGGACCGGCTGCCGACTATCCCGCCCCAGGACTACACGCCCGAGCAGAAGCAGGCGGCCGAGGCCTTCGCGCAGGCGCGCGGCAAGCCGCCCTTCGGGCCGTTCGAGCCGCTCATGTACTCGCCGGAGGTGATGACGCTCGCCCGGTCGATGGGCGACTACCTCCGCTTCAAGCCGAAGATCGGCACCACGCTCTCGGAGCTGGTGATCCTGATGACTGCCCGCCGCTGGACGCAGGACTACGAGTGGTACGTCCACGCGCCGATCGCCGAGAAGGCCGGCATCTCGGCCGAGATCATCGCGGCGATCCGCGACGGCCGCCGGCCGGCCAAGATGAGCGACGACGAGACCCTCGTGTACGATTTCACCGCCGAGCTTCAGGACACGAGGCGGGTCTCCGACGCGACCTTCGCGCGGGCCGAGGCCCGGTTCGGCAAGCCCGGCGTCGTCGATCTGGCGGCGATCTCGGGCTACTACACGTTCCTGGCGATGGAGCTGAACGCGGCCCGATACCCGATTCCTGCCGACGGCAAGCCGCTGCCGCGCATGCCCGAGTGA
- a CDS encoding SMP-30/gluconolactonase/LRE family protein, protein MRLSQIDASGIAAERGHVLPSRRTILAALGACVVTAGDAAARPEPPSTVTNPPRDFRPGAVPTTYFTDPDIVTVDPAFEPYIVPNSAIRRLWTGALWAEGPAWNAVGRYLVWSDIPNNRQMRWLEEDGHVSTFRTPSNNSNGNSFDRQGRQLSCEHATGRVVRYELDGSATVLADSFEGKPLNSPNDVVQHPDGAYWFSDPPYGALLYEGLPDAAGGPSNPQGHLDPRLGQPAGTVVRRRVLPNAVYRIDPSGRVDRVLTDDEVPDPNGLCFSPDHRTLYVCSTGKGPGDTGPGGKGEIYAFDVGAGAALSNKRLFTDCVVDGVKCGPDGLRADVDGNLWVSSNAGRAVGYNGVTVWTPQGKLIGRIRLPEVCGNLTFGGPKRNRLFMAASQSLYALTVNTQGAGPA, encoded by the coding sequence ATGCGACTGTCGCAGATCGATGCATCCGGAATCGCGGCCGAGCGCGGGCATGTCCTGCCGTCCCGGCGCACGATCCTCGCGGCCCTGGGAGCCTGCGTTGTCACGGCCGGCGACGCGGCGGCGCGGCCCGAGCCGCCCAGCACGGTGACGAACCCGCCACGCGACTTCCGGCCGGGCGCCGTCCCGACCACCTACTTCACGGATCCGGACATCGTCACGGTCGACCCGGCCTTCGAGCCCTACATCGTGCCGAACAGCGCCATCCGCCGGCTCTGGACCGGCGCCCTCTGGGCGGAGGGACCGGCGTGGAACGCCGTTGGCCGCTATCTCGTCTGGAGCGACATCCCGAACAACCGGCAGATGCGTTGGCTGGAGGAGGACGGGCACGTCTCCACCTTCCGGACGCCGAGCAACAATTCGAACGGCAACAGCTTCGATCGCCAGGGGCGGCAGCTCAGCTGCGAGCACGCCACCGGGCGCGTCGTCCGCTACGAGCTCGACGGCTCGGCGACGGTCCTGGCGGATTCGTTCGAGGGCAAGCCGCTCAACTCGCCCAACGACGTCGTCCAGCACCCGGACGGCGCGTACTGGTTCTCCGATCCGCCCTACGGCGCGCTGCTCTACGAGGGCCTGCCCGACGCGGCGGGCGGTCCGAGCAACCCGCAGGGCCATCTCGATCCGCGGCTCGGCCAGCCGGCCGGGACCGTGGTACGGCGACGCGTGCTCCCGAACGCGGTCTACCGCATCGACCCTTCGGGCCGGGTCGACCGGGTTCTCACCGACGACGAGGTGCCCGACCCCAATGGCCTGTGCTTCTCGCCCGATCACCGGACGCTCTACGTCTGCTCCACCGGGAAAGGGCCGGGGGATACCGGGCCCGGCGGCAAGGGCGAGATCTACGCCTTCGACGTCGGGGCCGGGGCGGCGCTGTCGAACAAGCGGCTCTTCACGGACTGCGTCGTGGACGGGGTGAAATGCGGGCCCGACGGCCTGCGGGCCGACGTCGACGGCAATCTCTGGGTGTCGAGCAATGCCGGCCGGGCCGTGGGCTACAACGGCGTCACCGTCTGGACGCCCCAGGGCAAGCTCATCGGGCGGATCCGCCTGCCGGAAGTGTGCGGGAATCTCACCTTCGGCGGCCCCAAGCGCAACCGCCTGTTCATGGCGGCGAGCCAATCGCTCTACGCCCTGACGGTGAACACCCAGGGTGCCGGGCCGGCCTAG
- the hrpB gene encoding ATP-dependent helicase HrpB: MAGPAPALPIEAALPDLRRALAARNAAVLVAPPGAGKTTRVPLDLLESPWLDGRKIILLEPRRLAARAAAARMAQTLGEPVGGTVGLRVRLGSKISGRTRIEVVTEGVFTRMILDDPELSGIGAVLFDEFHERSLDADLGLALALDAQGGLREDLRILVMSATLDGARVARLMGDAPVVASEGRAFPVETRYAERDPNRRIEDSVAEVTLRALRADPGSILVFLPGQAEIRRTADLLAEKVGADVQLAPLYGALTPAEQDRAVAPASAGTRKVVLATSIAETSLTIEGVRIVVDSGLARVPVYEPGLGLTRLVTARASRASVDQRRGRAGRTEPGLCWRLWSEAGTNALEPFTRPEILSADLAGLLLDCAAWGVTDPGALAFLDPPPAPALTEARALLSELGALDADGRLTPVGGRLRALPLPPRLARMVTVAAGSGQARPAADLAAVLVERGLGGDGADLDERVERYRRDRGGRAADMRRLADGWARIAGAGGSASPDAGPVPAGPLLALAYPDRVARARGREGEFVMASGRAGRLDPASPLARETHLVIADLAGSAGNARILAAAAIGAEAIERLFADRIESRTEIAFDPQAAALRARAVRRLGAVSLGARPLPVPSDPDSAAILARGIADLGIDRLPWTPALAQWRARVTFLHAAEGAAWPDLSDAALARTAETWLAPSLEGRAALASVTASDLADALQALLPWDLRARLDAEAPTHVEVPTGSRIPVDYTAEEPALAVRVQELFGLDRHPRAGGRPLVLHLLSPAQRPIQITRDLPGFWRGSWAAVRSEMRGRYPRHPWPEDPLSEAPTRRAKPRGT; the protein is encoded by the coding sequence ATGGCCGGTCCCGCACCCGCGCTGCCGATCGAGGCGGCGCTCCCCGATCTGCGCCGCGCGCTCGCCGCGCGGAACGCCGCCGTCCTGGTGGCGCCCCCCGGCGCCGGCAAGACGACCCGGGTACCCCTCGATCTCCTCGAGTCGCCCTGGCTCGACGGGCGCAAGATCATCCTGCTGGAGCCCCGCCGCCTCGCGGCCCGGGCGGCGGCCGCGCGGATGGCCCAGACACTGGGCGAGCCGGTCGGCGGGACGGTGGGCCTGCGCGTCCGTCTCGGCTCGAAGATCTCGGGCCGCACGCGGATCGAGGTGGTCACCGAGGGCGTCTTCACCCGGATGATCCTGGACGATCCGGAGCTGTCCGGGATCGGCGCCGTCCTGTTCGACGAGTTCCACGAGCGCTCCCTCGACGCCGATCTCGGCCTCGCGCTGGCGCTCGACGCGCAGGGCGGCCTGCGGGAAGACCTGCGGATCCTCGTCATGTCGGCCACCCTCGACGGCGCCCGGGTCGCGCGGCTGATGGGCGACGCCCCGGTGGTGGCCTCCGAGGGTCGCGCCTTCCCGGTGGAGACCCGGTACGCGGAGCGCGATCCGAACCGGCGGATCGAGGACTCGGTCGCCGAGGTCACTTTGCGCGCCCTCCGGGCGGATCCGGGCTCGATCCTGGTGTTCCTGCCCGGGCAGGCCGAGATCCGCCGGACCGCCGACCTGCTGGCCGAGAAGGTCGGCGCCGACGTGCAGCTCGCGCCCCTCTACGGCGCGCTGACGCCCGCCGAGCAGGACCGCGCCGTCGCGCCGGCCTCCGCCGGCACCCGGAAGGTCGTCCTCGCGACCAGCATCGCCGAGACCTCCCTCACCATCGAGGGCGTCCGGATCGTGGTCGATTCGGGGCTGGCGCGGGTCCCGGTCTACGAGCCGGGCCTCGGCCTGACCCGGCTGGTCACGGCCCGCGCCTCCCGGGCCTCGGTGGACCAGCGCCGAGGCCGCGCCGGCCGCACCGAGCCCGGCCTGTGCTGGCGGCTCTGGTCCGAGGCCGGCACCAACGCCCTGGAACCGTTCACGCGGCCCGAGATCCTGTCGGCCGACCTCGCCGGGCTGCTCCTCGACTGCGCCGCCTGGGGCGTGACCGACCCGGGCGCGCTCGCATTCCTCGACCCGCCGCCCGCGCCGGCCCTCACGGAGGCCCGCGCCCTGCTGAGCGAGCTGGGTGCCCTCGACGCCGACGGCCGCCTGACGCCGGTCGGCGGGCGGCTGCGGGCGCTGCCGCTGCCGCCGCGGCTCGCCCGGATGGTTACGGTCGCGGCCGGCAGCGGGCAGGCGCGGCCCGCGGCCGACCTCGCCGCCGTGCTGGTGGAGCGAGGCCTCGGCGGCGACGGGGCCGACCTCGACGAGCGGGTCGAGCGCTACCGCCGCGACCGGGGCGGGCGCGCCGCCGACATGCGCCGGCTCGCCGACGGCTGGGCCCGGATCGCCGGGGCCGGTGGTTCCGCGAGCCCGGATGCCGGCCCCGTCCCCGCAGGGCCGCTCCTGGCGCTCGCCTACCCCGACCGGGTGGCCCGGGCGCGCGGCCGCGAGGGCGAGTTCGTGATGGCGAGCGGTCGGGCCGGGCGCCTCGACCCGGCGAGCCCGCTCGCCCGGGAGACCCATCTGGTGATCGCCGATCTCGCCGGATCGGCCGGGAACGCCCGGATCCTGGCCGCGGCGGCGATCGGGGCCGAGGCGATCGAGCGCCTCTTCGCCGACCGGATCGAGTCGCGCACCGAGATCGCCTTCGATCCGCAGGCGGCCGCGCTGCGGGCGCGCGCGGTCCGGCGGCTCGGCGCGGTCAGTCTCGGGGCGCGGCCGCTGCCGGTGCCGTCCGACCCGGACAGCGCCGCGATCCTGGCGCGCGGCATCGCCGATCTCGGGATCGACCGCCTGCCGTGGACGCCGGCCCTGGCGCAGTGGCGGGCCCGGGTGACCTTCCTCCACGCCGCCGAGGGCGCCGCGTGGCCCGACCTGTCGGACGCCGCGCTGGCCCGGACGGCGGAGACGTGGCTGGCGCCGTCTCTCGAGGGTCGCGCCGCCCTGGCTTCGGTCACCGCGAGCGACCTCGCGGACGCCCTCCAGGCCCTGCTGCCCTGGGACCTGCGCGCCCGGCTCGACGCGGAGGCGCCGACCCATGTCGAGGTGCCGACAGGCTCCCGCATTCCGGTCGATTACACGGCCGAGGAGCCGGCGCTGGCGGTCCGGGTCCAGGAGCTGTTCGGCCTCGACCGGCATCCGCGGGCCGGCGGCCGCCCGCTGGTCCTGCACCTGCTGTCGCCGGCGCAGCGGCCGATCCAGATCACGCGGGACCTGCCGGGTTTCTGGCGCGGATCCTGGGCGGCGGTGCGGTCCGAGATGCGCGGACGCTACCCGCGCCATCCCTGGCCGGAGGACCCGCTCAGCGAGGCACCGACCCGCCGGGCCAAGCCCCGGGGAACCTGA
- a CDS encoding F0F1 ATP synthase subunit epsilon, which yields MATFHFDFVGPERTLYSGEVTAVQLPGTEGEMTVMPGHAPVLTSLRVGVIVITESQGSGKRIYVRGGFADIGPTAVTVLAERAAPIEELTHESLDRDIEAIEMQRDATEDLQKREELNGQIVQLQETKALLKL from the coding sequence ATGGCCACCTTCCACTTCGATTTCGTCGGCCCCGAGCGGACGCTGTATTCCGGCGAGGTGACCGCCGTTCAGCTGCCCGGCACCGAGGGCGAGATGACCGTGATGCCGGGCCACGCGCCCGTGCTGACCTCCCTGCGGGTCGGCGTCATCGTGATCACCGAGAGCCAGGGCAGCGGCAAGCGGATCTACGTCCGTGGCGGCTTCGCCGATATCGGTCCGACGGCCGTGACCGTGCTGGCCGAGCGCGCCGCCCCGATCGAGGAGCTGACGCACGAATCCCTCGACCGCGACATCGAGGCGATCGAGATGCAGCGCGACGCCACCGAGGACCTGCAGAAGCGCGAGGAGCTGAACGGCCAGATCGTCCAGCTCCAGGAGACCAAGGCGCTCCTGAAGCTCTGA
- a CDS encoding CCA tRNA nucleotidyltransferase encodes MSRALDPAGLAALLERPGVRRVFAALDSPGAETRLIGGCVRDALLGAQTADIDMATTHRPEAVMRAAQRAPGLKAVPTGIEHGTITLVTEDGPIEVTTLREDVETDGRHAVVRFGSDFLRDAERRDFTVNALSLGADGSLHDPVGGRPDLAAGRVRFIGDPATRIREDALRILRFFRFHARFGTGAPDAAALAACVAARDSLDRLSRERVRAEFLKLLAAPGGPAMVTTLSATGLLPRITGCVGELGRLERAAAAGLPPVTRLAALAVGARHDADRLRERLRLSKTEHGQLLGYAGALAELHGCAVLDAVAARALAAEHGLPCLADALAILAGEPRPVVTEAARAALRALEGEGASPAFPLAGADLVAAGVTPGPGIGRGLAAARAIWLKRGCPTDAAARADLLARALESAR; translated from the coding sequence GTGAGCCGCGCCCTCGACCCGGCGGGGTTGGCGGCCCTGCTCGAACGGCCGGGCGTGCGCCGCGTCTTCGCGGCCCTGGACTCGCCGGGCGCGGAGACCCGCCTGATCGGCGGCTGCGTCCGCGACGCGCTCCTGGGCGCGCAGACCGCGGACATCGACATGGCGACCACGCACCGGCCCGAGGCGGTGATGCGGGCGGCGCAGCGGGCGCCCGGCCTCAAGGCGGTGCCGACCGGCATCGAGCACGGCACGATCACCCTGGTGACCGAGGACGGGCCGATCGAGGTCACGACCCTGCGCGAGGACGTCGAGACCGACGGGCGTCACGCCGTCGTCCGCTTCGGCAGCGACTTCCTCCGCGACGCCGAGCGCCGCGATTTCACCGTCAACGCGCTCTCCCTCGGCGCCGACGGGAGCCTGCACGACCCGGTGGGCGGCCGGCCCGACCTCGCGGCCGGGCGGGTGCGCTTCATCGGCGACCCGGCGACCCGGATCCGCGAGGACGCGCTGCGGATCCTGCGCTTCTTCCGCTTCCACGCCCGGTTCGGCACAGGCGCGCCCGACGCCGCGGCCCTGGCGGCCTGCGTGGCCGCGCGGGACAGCCTGGACCGGCTCTCCCGCGAGCGCGTGCGCGCGGAGTTCCTGAAGCTGCTGGCGGCTCCCGGTGGCCCTGCCATGGTGACGACGCTGAGCGCGACCGGGCTGCTGCCGCGGATCACCGGCTGCGTCGGGGAACTCGGGCGGCTGGAGCGCGCCGCCGCCGCGGGCCTGCCCCCGGTGACGCGCCTCGCGGCCCTCGCGGTCGGCGCCCGACACGACGCCGACCGGCTGCGCGAGCGGCTGCGCCTGTCGAAGACCGAGCACGGGCAGCTGCTCGGCTACGCCGGGGCGCTGGCCGAACTCCACGGATGCGCGGTTCTGGACGCGGTCGCGGCGCGGGCCCTGGCGGCGGAGCACGGCCTGCCGTGCCTGGCCGACGCGCTGGCGATCCTGGCCGGCGAGCCGCGGCCTGTCGTGACGGAAGCGGCGCGGGCGGCCCTGCGGGCCCTGGAGGGGGAGGGGGCGTCGCCGGCCTTTCCCCTGGCGGGGGCGGATCTGGTGGCGGCCGGGGTGACGCCGGGTCCCGGCATCGGGCGCGGCCTGGCCGCGGCGCGGGCGATCTGGTTGAAGCGTGGGTGCCCGACCGACGCGGCGGCGCGGGCCGACCTGCTGGCGCGGGCGCTGGAGAGCGCCCGCTGA
- a CDS encoding DUF6111 family protein, protein MLRRVLEEFGLFLIPFALFVVYLLLSGRNPLRRVHWDAHLFRLVVAGLAVVIGTLVYEGLFSERRPGGYVPTHMENGRLVPGGFR, encoded by the coding sequence ATGCTCCGTCGCGTCCTCGAAGAGTTCGGCCTCTTCCTCATCCCCTTCGCGCTCTTCGTGGTCTACCTGCTGCTGTCCGGCCGCAATCCTCTGCGCCGGGTGCACTGGGACGCGCACCTGTTCCGCCTCGTCGTCGCCGGGCTCGCGGTGGTGATTGGCACCCTCGTCTACGAGGGCCTGTTCTCGGAGCGCCGCCCCGGGGGCTACGTGCCGACCCACATGGAGAACGGCCGCCTCGTGCCCGGGGGCTTCCGGTGA
- a CDS encoding CoA pyrophosphatase → MSDPLADFLARAAAGLSPDPPGPDDPTSNPRGDHSLDPDGTAVIPPPPHRRAAVLVPVVPRADGPTLILTMRAANLRDHSGQVALPGGKIDPSDPGPADAALREAFEEIGLPPEAVRLLGYLDSYLSGTGFLVTPVIGLVDPGAVLTPNPNEVADVFEVPLPFLMDSERYRLRSRAWQGRERWFYALTFGERLIWGVTAGILNNLRERLYPEAEPGDAGRPAR, encoded by the coding sequence GTGAGCGACCCGCTCGCCGACTTCCTCGCCCGCGCCGCCGCCGGCCTGTCGCCGGACCCACCCGGACCGGACGATCCGACCTCCAATCCCCGGGGCGACCACAGCCTCGATCCGGACGGGACGGCCGTGATCCCGCCGCCGCCGCACCGCCGGGCCGCCGTCCTCGTGCCGGTCGTGCCGCGCGCGGACGGTCCGACCCTGATCCTGACGATGCGGGCCGCCAACCTGCGCGACCATTCCGGGCAGGTGGCGCTGCCGGGCGGCAAGATCGACCCCTCCGATCCCGGGCCTGCGGACGCGGCCCTGCGGGAGGCCTTCGAGGAGATCGGGCTGCCGCCCGAGGCGGTGCGGCTGCTCGGCTATCTCGACTCGTACCTCTCGGGCACCGGCTTCCTCGTGACGCCGGTCATCGGCCTGGTCGATCCCGGGGCGGTCCTGACGCCGAACCCGAACGAGGTCGCCGACGTCTTCGAGGTGCCGCTCCCGTTCCTCATGGACTCGGAGCGCTACCGCCTGCGTTCCCGCGCGTGGCAGGGCCGCGAGCGCTGGTTCTACGCCCTGACCTTCGGCGAGCGGCTGATCTGGGGCGTCACCGCCGGGATCCTGAACAATCTGCGGGAACGGCTCTACCCGGAGGCGGAGCCGGGCGACGCCGGCCGCCCGGCGCGTTAG
- a CDS encoding YoaK family protein — MLVHEGETRTPEADRALALSLAGVAGALNTAGFYAVGLYASNMTGNVSAISDRTGTGDLLLALQAGLLVVLFVLGAATATLLIRRRRRGHRPGAYAYGVCAEAILLVAVGLLVLLLREPARSHALVLGLSFVLGLQNAAVTKISESRVRTTHVTGMITDIGIELARWLDRGAPGADPLRAHDPVRLRLYLSTVGAFLAGGVVGVVAYRLVGVALLFAAAAILAGLALPALRR, encoded by the coding sequence ATGCTGGTCCACGAAGGCGAGACGCGCACCCCGGAGGCCGACAGGGCACTCGCCCTCTCCCTCGCCGGGGTGGCAGGCGCGTTGAATACCGCCGGCTTCTACGCGGTCGGCCTCTACGCCTCGAACATGACCGGGAACGTCTCGGCCATCTCCGACCGGACCGGCACGGGCGACCTGCTCCTGGCCCTGCAGGCCGGCCTGCTCGTCGTCCTGTTCGTGCTCGGCGCCGCCACCGCGACGCTGCTGATCCGCCGGCGCCGTCGTGGGCACCGTCCGGGCGCCTACGCCTACGGGGTCTGCGCGGAGGCGATCCTCCTCGTCGCCGTGGGCCTGCTCGTGCTGCTGCTCCGCGAGCCGGCGCGGAGCCACGCCCTCGTGCTCGGTCTGAGCTTCGTCCTCGGCCTCCAGAACGCGGCCGTGACCAAGATCTCCGAGTCGCGGGTCCGGACCACGCACGTCACCGGCATGATCACCGATATCGGGATCGAGCTCGCGCGCTGGCTCGATCGCGGCGCGCCGGGCGCCGACCCGCTGAGGGCCCACGATCCCGTGCGGCTGCGGCTGTACCTCTCGACCGTGGGCGCCTTCCTGGCGGGCGGGGTGGTGGGGGTCGTCGCCTACCGCCTCGTCGGCGTGGCGCTGCTCTTCGCGGCGGCCGCGATCCTGGCCGGCCTCGCGCTCCCCGCCCTCAGGCGGTGA
- a CDS encoding DUF1285 domain-containing protein gives MSEDAAPDPTLNRLSAALGDLPKRGLPPVERWDPPYCGAIDIRIAADGTWFHNGSPIRREKLVKLFATILRREPDGRTVLVTPVESVGITVDDAAFVAVEMAVDGSGVDRRVSFRTNVDDLVSVDAEHALRFEEAPDGALKPYLHVRRGLWALVTRALTYDLVDLAEERVVDGKPWLGLWAGGAFHTIAPVAAA, from the coding sequence ATGAGCGAGGATGCCGCCCCCGACCCGACCTTGAACCGCCTCAGCGCGGCCCTGGGGGACCTGCCGAAGCGCGGGCTGCCGCCGGTGGAGCGGTGGGACCCGCCCTATTGCGGCGCCATCGACATCCGCATCGCCGCGGACGGGACGTGGTTCCACAACGGCTCGCCGATCCGCCGGGAGAAGCTGGTCAAGCTCTTCGCCACCATCCTGCGGCGCGAGCCGGACGGCCGGACCGTCCTGGTCACGCCGGTGGAGAGCGTCGGCATCACCGTGGACGACGCGGCCTTCGTGGCCGTCGAGATGGCAGTGGACGGGAGCGGCGTGGACCGGCGCGTCTCCTTCCGGACCAACGTCGACGATCTGGTGAGCGTCGACGCCGAGCACGCCCTCCGCTTCGAGGAGGCGCCGGACGGGGCGCTGAAGCCCTATCTCCATGTCCGCCGCGGGCTGTGGGCGCTCGTGACCCGGGCGCTCACCTACGACCTCGTGGACCTCGCCGAGGAGCGCGTCGTCGACGGGAAGCCGTGGCTCGGCCTGTGGGCCGGGGGCGCCTTCCACACGATCGCGCCGGTCGCCGCCGCGTGA
- a CDS encoding PaaI family thioesterase, which yields MTTDTDDFDPAADGWRLVEDKGFIAHVGPLHVRDADGAYAFRADQKHANLIGVVHGGMLMSFADRALGETAMRAADGANCVTIQLEMKFIDVGRLGDWIEIRPQVVKRTGSLVFMRGDVRDGSRLLASADGVWKILRRRPS from the coding sequence ATGACCACCGACACGGATGATTTCGACCCCGCCGCCGACGGCTGGAGGCTGGTGGAGGACAAGGGGTTCATCGCCCATGTCGGGCCGCTGCATGTCCGGGACGCGGACGGCGCCTACGCGTTCCGGGCCGATCAAAAGCACGCCAACCTGATCGGCGTGGTCCACGGCGGCATGCTGATGAGCTTCGCCGACCGCGCCCTCGGCGAGACCGCGATGCGCGCCGCCGATGGCGCCAACTGCGTGACCATCCAGCTGGAGATGAAGTTCATCGATGTCGGCCGCCTCGGCGACTGGATCGAGATCCGGCCGCAGGTGGTCAAGCGCACGGGCTCCCTGGTTTTCATGCGCGGCGACGTCCGCGACGGCAGCCGTCTCCTGGCCTCGGCAGACGGTGTCTGGAAGATCCTGCGGCGACGGCCGAGTTGA